ACAGCTTGAAGCTTATATCGCTGCTCCACATGGGTCAGCTCTAGAAGAGGAGTGTTACCGATCAACTGTTCAATAGATTGATATACTTTTTTCATTTTAACCTCCATTCCGAAGCGTATGCGACGGGGAATGCCATCCAAGCTTATTTGTGGCGCTCCGGCACAAATGGCCGATTAAAAAACAAGCTATCAAGCTTATTTTTCAATCTATCTTACCTTCTTATTTTATTCTTTAATGTATTGCTCACGCGACAGCATTATGAGTTAGACTTAGAAATATTAAAACCAGCTTCTTTTTTAGGATATCCTTCAATTACAATCATCCCCATAATCCTCCCGATAAGGATATTAAAAGAATATCATACTAGTCAAATTATATCAACAGCTTTCCTGAACCTCTATACATTATTCGATGATCTCATATCCGGCTGCTTCCAGAATATCCAATGCTCTTTGATAATTTTCTCTTTTTATCAGAACATAATCTGTATTAAAGGTTGAGATAGCAAAAATACTAATATGATGTTCTGCCAAAATCCCAGAAATTTTGGATAGGATTCCAATCAGCGTAAAATCCAGAATTCCCTCAACCCGAAACGCTTTCCACCCCTCTTCTCTCTGTGTCACATTAGGCGGTTCATTGTCTGTGATGCATACCAGAGAGTTCTCCTCTTTTGTTTTACTCATAAAACAGTATTCCGCATTCCAATCAACCAGTGAATAGTCTGTCACCTTACATACTGAAAAATCATAGGCAATTTTTCTAATCTGCATTATGTGTTATCTCCCAAATTTCACTTCTCTCAATACTTTATTTATTAACACTGCCGATCTATTTCGTATATTTTTTCCTTTTTTTATCCGTGCAATTCTACATGTATCGCAATTACAGTACATAGAAGGTATTCCCTCCGCTGCAGCCGTTCCCAAAAACAAAAGTTCCATTGTCAACCTCATTTCTGCACATAATACTGTGCTTGTGCATTCCACAATTTAAAGTACTGTCCTTCCTTTTCCTCTACCAGTTCTCCATGCGCGCCTCGCTGGATCATCTTCCCCTCATGGAATACCAGAATCTGATCACAGAACTTACAGGAAGACAAACGATGCGAAATATAAATTGCCATTTTTCCCTTTATGATTTCAGAAAACTTTTCATAAATCTCCGCCTCTGAAATAGGATCCAAAGCTGCTGTCGGTTCATCCAGAACCATCACCGGAGCATTTTTATAAAGGGCCCGAGCCATTGCAATTTTCTGCGCTTCACCGCCGCTGACTTCTACGCCCTCAGACGTAAAATCCCGATACAATATTGTTTCAAGCCCTTGCTTCAGTCGCTCTTTTCTTACCGCAAATCCTACTTTATCCAAACATTCTTCTGCCGAATCGGCATGATACATAGGACTGGCCGCCACATTGGCCCCCAGAGAAAACGAAAACAGGTTAAAATCCTGAAATACCACCGAAAGCAATCCAAAGTATTCCTCTTCCTGATACTCCTGAATATTCCGCCCATTCAGCAGAATTTCACCCTCGGTCGGCTCATACAAGCGGCACAGCAACTTAATAAATGTCGATTTACCGCTGCCATTCATTCCAACCACAGCATAACTGGTCAATGCATCCAGTTTTATCGAAATGTTCCGCAGTGCATAGGTTGCTGCTCCCGGATATCGAAAAAAAACATTCCGAAATTCCACCGATTCCACCGTGCGATCCGTTTCTTTTCCCTCTTTCT
This sequence is a window from Lachnospiraceae bacterium. Protein-coding genes within it:
- a CDS encoding ACT domain-containing protein, translated to MQIRKIAYDFSVCKVTDYSLVDWNAEYCFMSKTKEENSLVCITDNEPPNVTQREEGWKAFRVEGILDFTLIGILSKISGILAEHHISIFAISTFNTDYVLIKRENYQRALDILEAAGYEIIE